The proteins below come from a single Juglans regia cultivar Chandler chromosome 12, Walnut 2.0, whole genome shotgun sequence genomic window:
- the LOC108994818 gene encoding multiple organellar RNA editing factor 3, mitochondrial-like, with the protein MAYFTARRSLASLLTRTLSYSYSSSLFSRSRFALALLVNYQPQLNPDSVKIPTRSKTSGSGYSPLNDPSPNWSNRPPKETILLDGCDYEHWLIVMEFPADPKPSEEEMINSYVKTLANVVGSEEEAKNKIYSVCTTTYTGFGALISEELSYKVKGLPGVLWVLPDSYLDVPNKDYGGDLFINGGVIRRPQYTDMRPQATRSRPRPRYDRRRETMQVQRREAMQRQNMAQDQGVPAQPPTSMDSQNSA; encoded by the exons ATGGCATACTTCACCGCCCGCCGCAGTTTAGCTTCACTTCTCACCCGAACTCTCTCTTATTCATATTCTTCTTCACTCTTTTCTCGTTCTCGCTTCGCTCTAGCACTCCTGGTCAACTACCAGCCCCAACTCAACCCCGACTCGGTCAAAATCCCGACACGTTCCAAGACCTCTGGCTCTGGCTACTCGCCCCTTAACGACCCGTCTCCCAACTGGAGCAACCGCCCCCCAAAGGAGACGATCCTCCTCGATGGCTGCGACTACGAACACTGGCTCATCGTCATGGAGTTTCCCGCTGACCCCAAACCCTCCGAGGAGGAAATGATTAACTCCTAtgtcaaaaccctagccaatgTTGTAGGAAG TGAGGAGGAGGCGAAGAATAAGATATACTCGGTTTGTACGACTACGTATACAGGATTTGGCGCTTTGATTTCCGAGGAGCTTTCTTATAAAGTTAAAG GGTTACCTGGTGTGCTTTGGGTGTTGCCGGATTCATATCTTGATGTGCCCAACAAAGATTATGGAG GGGATTTGTTTATCAATGGGGGGGTCATCCGTAGGCCGCAATATACTGATATGAGACCACAAGCAACTAGGAGCAGGCCTCGTCCACGCTATGATAGACGCCGAGAAACAATGCAGGTTCAAAGGAGAGAGGCAATGCAAAGACAGAACATGGCCCAAGATCAGGGAGTGCCTGCACAGCCACCAACATCAATGGATAGCCAGAATTCAGCTTAG